From the Teredinibacter turnerae T7901 genome, one window contains:
- a CDS encoding non-ribosomal peptide synthetase, which produces MKQDDNWSASEHPLYGENKSERHLMDVGQEIKKNERYWKHYLLDIPDIHNLSLDGARTGKIKSQYASIQCSINKRLTRLINIACDHYNVNALIYLETVFSILIARFSSSKDIVVGARDVNKFDKINSEQSMGFIPLRSQFSSELTFEELLLDSQSSYLRSLSHIRIPLNSLLQVTETSDTLHAHPVFQVGISYVTVKEHDVSLNNSRGVQLSYDNDCLSLDILLTIYNKQDVLQCEWHFDAQLFNESTVKRKAESFLLLLEDSLLAPEKNVNKLNIIPDNDLRLLKKWNNTSKRASEHERCYVYELFEEQASLTPDNIAILDSFRCVSYRELNQRSNQLAHHLLAEGLGSGERIGIFIDQSFEYIVAILSALKTHCTYIPIDPKLPEERIRYLLSDAEIKYVLTTGSESLLPLTIQQCCRFSVDDRLYQQYPETNVDLEHNTGSEFPAYVIYTSGSTGLPKGVIVTHRSLLNLAFYKRATFGLNSSDCVIQFASVGFDAAVSEWLMALSIGARLSVISPGRKIDIDQFADHMANTGVTCATLPPIFLQTYPLERLKKLKTLIVAGEQFPPQLANSIREMLPEVRLFNAYGPTEGTVCSTCYKVESEMKKSVPIGKPIENVQCFVLNECSKMQPVGAFGELCIAGENLAAGYSNDTLTNDKFTIVTIQSTQILIYRTGDLVRWLPDGNLEYGGRIDDQIKIHGVRIEPREIEYQLSRHELIKDSCVVSRSMSKAEHARALVAYVVLNNQKTVFDNVLQDDIISFLKQRLPEYMVPAVITNIPRIPQTNNGKLDKQKLPDIFGEAITPNTDFQRLLYNIWKDTLGITGFSITDNFFALGGDSIKAQIFLIALNKHGYEIPLDEFYRKPTIEGCAGIYRAGGGLPDVYQECLRFKATNLQSKMLFQSLTSQHKAINIEQFALKIDSYNKHQLLATLEKLASIHSLLRATISIAKTGIYFSTENTAIIDCGFLPLSEKFDLDDAMSTDAELGFDVLKGRLVRVKVYWCKTHAYAIFSFHHAIIDGWCQSLFIQDFWRVYKGDDKTIPRLISYGDYVARMKSIAHNKEDGSKRFWKDHLSVFGASTVFAVDDRFSRKKSVEPRYITKLFRPDLVVRLNQLAKTHLVSLHSLFLYAWAKSLSDFEETDCVDFLQAVSIRPTTINAIDRLLGLCINLVPNQIKVGKKNSLVPAIKSIDQSTNKLVQYGYEDIEKIRQYAGLPAQYERKLWSLFVYQNFPSLPENICYTLVKSRWYSTQPFTIIVFPDELPRIEVSHNTNFIDENAADGLLEDYIETLEFMSNLLTLNK; this is translated from the coding sequence GTGAAGCAAGACGATAATTGGAGCGCTTCCGAACATCCACTTTATGGTGAAAACAAAAGCGAACGCCATTTAATGGATGTCGGTCAAGAGATCAAAAAAAACGAAAGATATTGGAAACATTATCTATTGGATATTCCGGATATTCATAACCTTTCGTTAGATGGCGCGCGCACAGGTAAGATCAAATCGCAATACGCTTCAATACAATGTTCAATTAATAAACGGTTAACTAGACTTATTAACATTGCTTGCGATCATTACAATGTAAACGCTCTCATTTATTTAGAGACTGTGTTTTCTATTCTTATAGCTAGATTTTCAAGCTCGAAGGATATTGTTGTTGGAGCGAGGGATGTAAACAAATTCGATAAGATTAACAGCGAACAGAGTATGGGTTTCATTCCTTTGCGAAGCCAATTCTCGTCAGAGTTAACCTTTGAAGAATTGTTGCTGGACTCGCAGTCGTCATACTTGCGCTCGTTGTCTCATATCCGAATTCCACTCAATAGCTTGCTACAGGTAACAGAAACGTCCGACACTTTGCACGCTCATCCGGTTTTTCAGGTGGGCATATCATATGTCACTGTGAAAGAACATGATGTTTCTCTAAATAATAGTCGCGGAGTGCAACTCTCATATGACAATGATTGCCTGTCACTTGATATACTTCTCACAATTTATAACAAGCAAGATGTTCTACAATGTGAATGGCATTTTGATGCACAATTGTTTAATGAAAGTACTGTCAAGAGAAAAGCAGAGAGCTTTCTGTTATTGCTTGAGGATAGTCTTTTAGCACCGGAAAAGAATGTCAACAAGCTTAACATTATTCCGGACAATGATTTACGCTTGTTAAAAAAATGGAATAATACAAGTAAGCGTGCTAGCGAACATGAACGCTGTTATGTCTATGAGCTTTTTGAGGAGCAAGCTTCCCTTACCCCGGACAATATAGCGATACTTGACTCCTTTCGGTGTGTAAGCTACCGAGAATTAAATCAACGTAGCAATCAATTAGCACATCACCTTCTAGCGGAAGGTCTTGGTTCTGGTGAGCGAATCGGTATATTTATCGACCAGTCCTTTGAGTATATTGTAGCGATATTATCGGCGTTAAAAACACATTGTACGTATATCCCCATTGATCCCAAATTACCCGAAGAGCGTATTCGCTATCTGTTGAGTGACGCCGAAATTAAATATGTCCTGACGACTGGAAGTGAATCATTATTACCTCTTACGATTCAACAATGTTGTCGTTTTTCTGTAGATGACCGTTTATATCAGCAGTATCCCGAGACGAACGTAGATCTGGAACATAATACCGGATCGGAATTTCCCGCCTATGTAATTTATACCTCTGGATCTACTGGCCTACCAAAAGGTGTGATAGTAACCCATCGATCTTTGTTAAACCTGGCATTTTACAAGCGCGCAACATTTGGTTTAAATTCTAGCGATTGCGTTATACAGTTTGCATCAGTAGGGTTTGATGCGGCGGTATCAGAATGGTTGATGGCGCTTAGTATAGGAGCGAGATTAAGTGTTATCTCACCTGGGAGAAAAATTGACATCGATCAGTTCGCTGATCATATGGCAAACACCGGCGTGACCTGTGCAACCTTACCCCCAATATTTCTCCAAACCTACCCACTTGAACGTCTCAAAAAATTAAAGACACTTATTGTTGCCGGAGAACAATTTCCCCCACAATTGGCAAATAGTATAAGAGAAATGTTGCCCGAGGTCCGGTTGTTTAACGCCTATGGACCTACGGAAGGTACGGTATGCTCAACTTGTTATAAAGTTGAGTCAGAAATGAAAAAATCCGTTCCCATTGGTAAGCCCATAGAAAATGTACAGTGTTTTGTGTTAAATGAATGTAGTAAGATGCAACCTGTTGGCGCGTTTGGAGAGCTATGCATAGCAGGCGAAAATCTCGCTGCGGGATATTCTAATGACACACTTACTAATGATAAATTCACTATTGTTACCATCCAATCGACACAGATATTAATTTATCGTACGGGGGATTTAGTGCGTTGGTTGCCCGACGGTAACTTAGAATATGGAGGTAGGATTGACGATCAAATAAAAATTCATGGGGTGAGAATAGAGCCAAGAGAAATTGAGTATCAATTATCACGCCATGAATTAATAAAAGATTCGTGTGTCGTTAGCAGGTCTATGTCCAAGGCAGAACATGCTCGCGCCCTTGTAGCCTATGTGGTTTTGAATAATCAGAAAACGGTTTTCGATAACGTCTTACAAGATGATATTATTTCATTCTTAAAACAACGGTTGCCAGAATATATGGTTCCCGCTGTAATCACCAACATCCCTCGAATCCCGCAGACGAACAATGGCAAGCTAGATAAACAAAAATTGCCTGATATCTTTGGCGAAGCAATAACTCCGAATACTGATTTTCAAAGACTTCTCTATAACATTTGGAAAGATACTCTAGGGATCACTGGTTTTTCTATTACTGATAATTTTTTTGCCTTGGGTGGAGATTCTATTAAAGCACAAATCTTTCTCATCGCTCTCAATAAGCATGGCTATGAAATACCTCTTGATGAATTTTATCGTAAACCGACGATAGAGGGGTGTGCTGGTATATATAGAGCTGGCGGCGGCCTGCCAGACGTGTACCAAGAGTGCTTAAGATTTAAGGCAACAAATTTACAGAGCAAGATGCTTTTTCAATCTCTCACTAGCCAGCACAAAGCAATTAATATAGAGCAGTTCGCTCTTAAAATAGATTCATATAACAAGCACCAACTGCTCGCCACCTTAGAAAAACTTGCAAGCATTCACAGTTTATTGAGGGCCACGATTTCTATAGCTAAAACAGGTATTTACTTTAGTACAGAAAACACAGCAATAATAGATTGTGGCTTTCTACCGCTCTCAGAAAAATTTGATCTTGATGATGCCATGTCAACCGATGCTGAGTTAGGGTTTGATGTTTTAAAAGGCAGATTAGTAAGAGTAAAGGTTTATTGGTGCAAAACGCACGCATATGCAATTTTCTCATTTCATCACGCAATTATCGACGGGTGGTGTCAGAGCCTGTTTATTCAAGATTTTTGGCGGGTTTATAAAGGGGATGACAAAACCATTCCAAGGTTGATTTCATACGGTGACTATGTGGCGCGCATGAAATCCATTGCGCATAATAAAGAAGATGGTAGTAAAAGATTTTGGAAGGATCATTTGTCGGTTTTCGGGGCCTCTACAGTTTTCGCTGTAGATGATCGTTTTTCTCGCAAAAAATCGGTTGAACCCCGCTATATCACAAAGCTTTTTCGGCCTGATCTCGTTGTGCGATTAAATCAGTTAGCAAAAACACATCTGGTTTCTCTCCATTCTCTGTTTTTATATGCATGGGCGAAATCGCTAAGCGACTTTGAAGAGACTGATTGCGTTGATTTTTTACAAGCGGTTTCGATTAGGCCGACTACCATCAATGCAATTGATAGGTTGTTGGGTCTCTGTATAAATTTAGTGCCCAATCAAATAAAAGTTGGCAAAAAAAATAGCCTCGTTCCAGCA